The nucleotide window TGGCCCTGCTCACACGCATCCAGAATTGCCTGAAGGTTGCTTCCCTGCCCGGAAATCAACACTACCAGCCGTTTCATGCGTTAATGACCACACGCTCATCGGAATCAGATGCTTTGATTACGCCAATTTTCCAGGCTTTTTCGCCTGCGTCGCTCATCAGCTGCACCGCTTTGTCCGCTTCCTCTGCGCTGAGGGCGATCAGCATGCCCACGCCACAGTTAAAGGTGCGGTACATCTCGTGACGACTGACGTTGCCCGCTTCCTGCATCCAGCCAAATACCGCAGGCCACTGCCAGCTTGACTCTTCAATCACCGCCTGGGTGTTGTCAGGCAGCACGCGAGGGATGTTTTCCCAGAAGCCGCCGCCGGTGAGGTGGCAGATGGCATGCACCTCTACCTGTTCAATCAGGCTCAGCAGGTTTTTGACATAAATACGGGTTGGCTCCAGCAGGTGGTCAGCCAGCGGCTTGCCTTCCAGCTGAGTCGCTTCCGGGTCGGTTTTGCTGACTTCCAGAATTTTGCGCACCAGCGAATAACCGTTGGAGTGCGGGCCGCTTGAACCCAGCGCAATCAGCACGTCGCCATCCTGCACCTTGCTGCCGTCGATGATTTCTGACTTTTCCA belongs to Erwinia pyri and includes:
- the purM gene encoding phosphoribosylformylglycinamidine cyclo-ligase; protein product: MTDKTSLSYKDAGVDIDAGNALVDRIKGVVKKTRRPEVMGGLGGFGALCALPQKYREPVLVSGTDGVGTKLRLAMDLKRHDTIGIDLVAMCVNDLVVQGAEPLFFLDYYATGKLDVETAASVITGIAEGCSQSGCALVGGETAEMPGMYHGEDYDVAGFCVGVVEKSEIIDGSKVQDGDVLIALGSSGPHSNGYSLVRKILEVSKTDPEATQLEGKPLADHLLEPTRIYVKNLLSLIEQVEVHAICHLTGGGFWENIPRVLPDNTQAVIEESSWQWPAVFGWMQEAGNVSRHEMYRTFNCGVGMLIALSAEEADKAVQLMSDAGEKAWKIGVIKASDSDERVVINA